The Scomber japonicus isolate fScoJap1 chromosome 8, fScoJap1.pri, whole genome shotgun sequence genome has a segment encoding these proteins:
- the lpar4 gene encoding lysophosphatidic acid receptor 4, producing the protein MASLVLNETGMEDCGIDDSFKYNLYSVVYSVVFVLGLITNCAALFVFCFRMKMSNETTMFMTNLALSDLVFVFTLPFKVFYNVNRHWPFGDGLCKVSGTAFITNIYGSMLFLTCISVDRFLAIVYPFRSRSIRTRRNAALVCAAVWLTIVGGGISVTFFSTINSTNRATTCFEGFSKSTWRTYLSKITIFIEIVGFLLPLLANLVCSSLVLRTLRRPVTVGHGCDSKRRVLRMILVHLGIFIICFVPYNSILFLYALVRTQALANCTVERFARTLYPITLCLACLNCCLDPVVYYFTSESFQKSLTMGGKGTSSRPESIPRSDTETQDAANTLPRDTDTLASNGKETKMSESEF; encoded by the exons ATGGCTAGCCTGGTGCTCAACGAGACCGGAATGGAGGACTGTGGCATCGACGACTCCTTCAAGTACAACTTGTACTCGGTGGTCTACAGTGTGGTCTTTGTCTTAGGCCTGATCACCAACTGTGCTGCGCTCTTCGTTTTCTGCTTTCGGATGAAGATGAGCAACGAGACCACAATGTTTATGACTAATTTAGCGTTATCTGATTTAGTATTTGTTTTTACGCTGCCATTCAAGGTCTTCTACAATGTTAACCGCCACTGGCCATTTGGAGATGGACTGTGTAAGGTATCAGGAACAGCCTTCATCACCAACATCTATGGCAGCATGCTCTTCCTCACCTGTATTAGCGTAGACCGCTTCCTGGCAATAGTCTACCCTTTCCGCTCCCGCTCTATTCGCACACGTAGGAACGCGGCGCTGGTGTGTGCCGCCGTGTGGCTGACCATTGTGGGGGGAGGGATATCAGTGACCTTTTTCTCCACCATCAACAGCACAAACAGAGCCACAACCTGCTTCGAGGGGTTCTCCAAGAGTACCTGGAGGACGTACCTTTCCAAAATCACCATCTTCATCGAG ATTGTGGgattcctcctccccctcctggCCAACTTGGTATGTTCCTCGCTGGTTCTACGAACACTGCGTCGCCCAGTTACTGTTGGTCATGGCTGTGACAGCAAGAGACGTGTCCTAAGGATGATTCTGGTCCATCTTGGCATCTTCATCATCTGTTTTGTCCCTTATAACTCTATCCTCTTCCTGTATGCCCTGGTGCGGACCCAGGCCCTGGCTAACTGCACTGTGGAGCGCTTTGCCCGAACTCTTTACCCCATCACTCTCTGTCTGGCCTGTCTCAACTGCTGCCTGGACCCTGTGGTCTACTACTTCACCTCAGAGAGCTTCCAGAAAAGCTTGACCATGGGGGGCAAAGGGACAAGCTCCCGGCCTGAGAGTATCCCTCGCAGTGACACAGAGACCCAGGACGCAGCAAACACTCTTCccagagacacagacactctgGCCAGCAATGGAAAAGAGACTAAGATGTCTGAGAGTGAGTTCTGA